The Bacillus sp. F19 DNA segment TGTGAGTAAATGAAGCAAATAAAAAGAAAAGATGAAATTCTTGTATCCTATCAGCAAATAATCATTTCTAATATTGGCATCAGTCCCCCGCATTTTGAATGGACGGCGCAGGATTACAAAAAAGGATATGCTGCCGATGAATATGCGGTTTCATTTGCTGCATTGTCCAATTCATCTGCAGACATTCAAGTTGTACAAGATCAGCCCGAGCAGCTGAATTCCAAACCTGAATTTACATGCAAAGTACCGTTTCGTGTCGTAAATGGCGCTGTTGAAATCAAAAGTATTTTATCAAAAAAATTAGTCTGTGAAATTCCGGCTGGAGACTACTATATAACCTTTTTGGCTATACCACTTGAAGAAAAAACAAAAAATGGGCTTTACCGCGTCAAATATATATTCCAATTTTCAAAGGCTGGTTTATGATCAGTCTTTTTTTTACGTTCTTAATGATAATTATTATTAAATAAAAATAATAATAATTTTTAATTGAGTTTTGCGTACGTTTTGGTATAATGAGACATATACTGATTCGACAAAGCGGATTTATAGGGGTTTGCTGCTGTTCATCAGCAGTATTTATATTTTTATAATGCTTAATGAAGATGATTATTTTTCTCAATTAGGGAGGTATACCATGTTTGTAAATGAAAATGTACTTCATCGTGAACATGATGAGAATACAAAATTTGATAGACTAAAAGAATACGGGGAA contains these protein-coding regions:
- a CDS encoding competence protein ComJ, with the protein product MKQIKRKDEILVSYQQIIISNIGISPPHFEWTAQDYKKGYAADEYAVSFAALSNSSADIQVVQDQPEQLNSKPEFTCKVPFRVVNGAVEIKSILSKKLVCEIPAGDYYITFLAIPLEEKTKNGLYRVKYIFQFSKAGL